A portion of the Pseudarthrobacter sp. L1SW genome contains these proteins:
- a CDS encoding NAD(P) transhydrogenase subunit alpha: protein MDGISLLTITVLAVFVGFEVVSKVSSTLHTPLMSGANAIHGIILVGAIIVAGQAADPWVLAVALLAVVLATANLVGGFVVTDRMLHMFHAKKPLGAKAPAGKVDGR from the coding sequence ATGGACGGAATCAGTCTGCTGACCATTACCGTACTGGCCGTGTTCGTCGGTTTCGAGGTGGTTTCCAAGGTCTCCAGCACCCTGCACACGCCCCTGATGTCCGGCGCCAACGCCATCCACGGGATCATCCTGGTGGGCGCCATCATTGTGGCCGGCCAGGCAGCGGACCCGTGGGTGCTCGCGGTGGCCCTCCTCGCCGTCGTCCTCGCTACTGCCAACCTGGTGGGCGGCTTCGTGGTGACGGACCGGATGCTGCACATGTTCCACGCGAAGAAACCGCTGGGCGCCAAAGCGCCGGCGGGGAAGGTGGACGGCAGATGA
- a CDS encoding Re/Si-specific NAD(P)(+) transhydrogenase subunit alpha yields MKLGIPRERREGERRVAATPETVKQLAALGVEILLEEDAGAAAGYPDLAYTQAGAHLVHDLDLAQLDVLAHVRPLDPETARSLKRGAVTVGLASPSSELPTVEALADAGVTAFALELVPRISRAQSMDALSSQALVAGYRCVLEAAIRLPRFFPLYMTAAGTVPPARVLVLGAGVAGLQAIGTAKRLGARVFANDIRPASADEVASMGGTFIRLDLETAEAAGGYARQLSSDAGTRQRQLLAPHVAQADVLITTAAVPGRRAPLLVTTEMVQGMRAGSVVVDLAAESGGNVESVVPGQDIPVPTADGSGFVTLVGLKDAPSAMASDASRLYAKNVANLVALMVREGALVPDFGDEVLAGACLTHDGEVRHRPTADLLAERAGSRREGVL; encoded by the coding sequence GTGAAACTGGGTATACCGCGGGAACGTCGGGAGGGCGAACGCCGCGTGGCCGCCACACCGGAAACGGTGAAGCAACTGGCGGCGCTCGGCGTCGAGATACTCCTGGAGGAAGACGCCGGCGCGGCGGCGGGATACCCGGACCTGGCATACACCCAGGCCGGGGCGCACCTCGTCCATGACCTCGACCTCGCCCAACTGGACGTCCTCGCCCACGTCCGGCCCCTCGACCCGGAAACCGCCCGGTCCCTGAAAAGGGGCGCCGTCACCGTGGGGCTCGCGTCGCCGTCGTCCGAACTCCCAACGGTGGAGGCGCTCGCAGACGCCGGCGTCACGGCCTTCGCCCTGGAACTGGTGCCCCGCATCTCCCGCGCCCAGTCCATGGACGCCCTCAGTTCCCAGGCCCTGGTGGCCGGCTACCGCTGCGTCCTGGAAGCGGCCATCCGGCTGCCCAGGTTTTTCCCGCTGTACATGACCGCCGCCGGCACCGTCCCGCCCGCCCGGGTCTTGGTGCTCGGCGCCGGCGTGGCCGGCCTGCAGGCCATCGGCACCGCCAAACGCCTGGGCGCCCGCGTCTTCGCCAACGACATCCGCCCCGCCTCAGCGGACGAGGTGGCCTCCATGGGCGGCACCTTCATCCGGCTGGACCTGGAAACCGCGGAAGCAGCCGGTGGTTATGCCCGCCAGCTCAGTTCGGACGCCGGCACCCGGCAGAGGCAGCTGCTCGCCCCGCATGTGGCCCAGGCGGACGTGCTGATTACGACGGCGGCCGTCCCGGGCAGGCGCGCACCCCTCCTGGTCACCACCGAGATGGTCCAGGGCATGCGGGCCGGATCCGTCGTCGTGGACCTCGCCGCAGAGTCCGGCGGCAACGTGGAGTCAGTGGTTCCAGGACAGGACATCCCGGTGCCCACGGCGGACGGTTCCGGCTTCGTCACGCTGGTGGGCCTGAAGGACGCCCCCTCGGCCATGGCCTCCGACGCCTCCCGCCTCTACGCCAAGAACGTTGCCAACCTGGTGGCGCTCATGGTCCGGGAAGGGGCCCTGGTCCCCGACTTTGGGGACGAAGTGCTGGCCGGCGCCTGCCTGACGCACGACGGGGAAGTGCGGCACCGGCCGACGGCGGATCTGCTGGCGGAGCGGGCCGGCAGCCGGCGGGAAGGGGTGCTCTGA
- a CDS encoding MmcQ/YjbR family DNA-binding protein → MATEDDVRRISLALPGVTERLSWGRPAWFAKTLMGRIWEPGVLTVKTEEREALAGTEPETFFWTPHHERSPQLVLVRLDWIDGKLLAELLQDSYRLAGGEQGSRRHAGDP, encoded by the coding sequence ATGGCAACGGAAGACGACGTCCGCAGGATTTCCCTGGCACTCCCGGGCGTCACGGAGCGGCTGAGCTGGGGCCGGCCCGCCTGGTTCGCCAAGACCCTGATGGGCCGGATCTGGGAACCGGGAGTCCTCACCGTCAAGACCGAAGAGCGCGAGGCCCTGGCAGGAACGGAGCCGGAAACCTTCTTTTGGACCCCGCATCACGAACGCTCTCCCCAACTGGTGCTGGTGCGGCTGGACTGGATCGACGGGAAGCTGCTGGCGGAACTGCTCCAGGATTCCTACCGGCTGGCGGGCGGGGAACAAGGCAGCCGCCGGCACGCGGGGGACCCGTAA
- a CDS encoding IclR family transcriptional regulator C-terminal domain-containing protein, which yields MTDAVSSDSQPAPQASDQYVQSLARGLAVIRAFDTVHPVMTLTEVAARTGLTRATARRFLHTLVELGYVRTDGKTFALTAKVLQLGYAYLSGLSLPQLAQPHLEELSLKLGESTSAAVLDGTDIAYIARVTTRRIMNVGITVGTRFPAYATSMGRVLLAALPPADLKAYLAEAEIKPLTPRALGSAKELLAVLDTVRAQGWCLLDQELELGLMSVAAPVYDGSKVVAAVNVSLQAQAVAAKPDPEAFLASVAQEIVATAELVSADLTARG from the coding sequence ATGACCGACGCCGTCAGTTCAGACAGCCAGCCTGCCCCGCAGGCCAGTGACCAGTATGTCCAGTCCCTGGCCCGCGGGCTCGCCGTTATCCGTGCGTTCGACACGGTCCATCCGGTCATGACCCTGACGGAAGTGGCTGCGCGCACCGGGCTGACGCGGGCCACAGCCCGGCGGTTCCTGCACACCCTGGTGGAGCTGGGCTATGTCAGGACCGACGGCAAGACATTCGCGCTGACGGCGAAGGTGCTCCAGCTCGGGTATGCGTACCTGTCCGGGCTGTCGCTGCCGCAGCTGGCCCAGCCGCACCTTGAGGAACTGTCACTGAAGCTGGGCGAATCCACCTCCGCGGCCGTGCTCGACGGGACGGACATCGCCTACATCGCCCGGGTGACCACGCGCCGGATCATGAACGTGGGCATTACGGTGGGCACGCGCTTCCCCGCCTATGCCACGTCGATGGGCCGGGTACTGCTTGCCGCGCTGCCTCCTGCCGACCTCAAGGCGTACCTGGCGGAGGCGGAGATCAAGCCGCTCACCCCACGCGCTTTGGGCAGCGCCAAGGAACTCCTGGCCGTCCTGGACACGGTCCGGGCCCAGGGCTGGTGCCTGCTGGACCAGGAGCTGGAGCTCGGGCTCATGTCCGTGGCCGCGCCGGTCTATGACGGATCCAAGGTGGTGGCCGCCGTGAACGTTTCCCTGCAGGCGCAGGCCGTGGCCGCCAAGCCGGACCCGGAAGCCTTCCTGGCTTCGGTGGCGCAGGAGATTGTGGCGACGGCGGAACTCGTCTCGGCCGACCTGACCGCCCGGGGGTAG
- a CDS encoding 3-oxoacid CoA-transferase subunit B: MSTATTLQTSATPLGRDDLARLVARDIAPGSFVNLGIGQPTLVSNYLTEEQNITLHTENGMLGMGPEAKGDQIDEDLINAGKIPVTELPGASYFHHADSFAMMRGGHLDICVLGAFQVSVTGDLANWHTGAPGAIPAVGGAMDLATGAKDVFVMMTLLTREGASKLVESCTYPLTGVGCVTRVYTDKAVFLTGPGGVTVRETFGCTLEELQELVPVPLKAAAATP, translated from the coding sequence ATGAGCACCGCAACAACCCTCCAGACCTCCGCCACCCCGCTGGGCCGGGACGACCTCGCCCGTTTGGTGGCCCGGGACATCGCACCGGGATCCTTTGTGAACCTGGGCATCGGCCAGCCCACCCTTGTCTCCAATTACCTCACCGAGGAGCAGAACATCACGCTGCACACGGAGAACGGGATGCTCGGCATGGGCCCCGAAGCCAAGGGGGACCAGATCGACGAGGACCTCATCAACGCCGGCAAGATCCCCGTCACGGAGCTCCCCGGCGCCTCGTACTTCCACCACGCCGACTCCTTCGCGATGATGCGCGGCGGGCACCTGGACATCTGCGTGCTCGGCGCGTTCCAGGTATCAGTCACCGGCGACCTCGCCAACTGGCACACCGGCGCACCCGGGGCGATCCCCGCTGTCGGAGGCGCCATGGACCTCGCCACTGGCGCCAAGGACGTCTTCGTCATGATGACCCTCCTCACCCGCGAAGGCGCCTCCAAGCTCGTGGAGTCCTGCACCTACCCGCTCACCGGCGTCGGCTGCGTCACCCGCGTCTACACGGACAAGGCCGTGTTCCTCACCGGACCCGGCGGCGTCACCGTCCGCGAGACCTTCGGCTGCACCCTGGAAGAGCTGCAGGAACTTGTGCCCGTCCCGCTCAAGGCGGCGGCTGCCACGCCATAG
- a CDS encoding 3-oxoacid CoA-transferase subunit A, whose amino-acid sequence MLNFVDTVREAVSGIKDGSTVMIGGFGNAGQPFELIDALLECGATDLAVVNNNAGQGDQGLALLIKEGRVRKMICSFPRQSDSWHFDAKYKAGGIELELVPQGNLAERIRAAGAGIGGFFTPTGYGTMLAEGKETRIIDGRGQVFETPIHADVALIKALKADGKGNLVYRKTARNFGPIMAAAAKQTIVQVSEIVPVGALDPENVVTPGIYVNTVVRVAADNTAAGSTAGMSEKVA is encoded by the coding sequence ATGCTGAATTTTGTAGATACTGTCCGGGAGGCCGTGTCCGGCATCAAGGACGGCTCCACCGTGATGATCGGCGGGTTCGGCAACGCCGGGCAGCCGTTCGAACTGATCGACGCACTGCTGGAATGCGGCGCCACGGACCTGGCCGTGGTGAACAACAACGCCGGCCAGGGCGACCAGGGGCTCGCGCTGTTGATCAAGGAAGGCCGCGTGCGGAAGATGATCTGCTCCTTCCCGCGTCAGTCCGATTCCTGGCACTTCGACGCCAAGTACAAGGCCGGCGGGATCGAACTGGAACTCGTACCGCAGGGCAACCTGGCGGAGCGGATCCGCGCGGCCGGGGCCGGGATCGGCGGGTTCTTCACCCCCACCGGATATGGCACCATGCTCGCCGAGGGCAAGGAAACCCGCATCATTGACGGCCGCGGCCAGGTCTTCGAAACCCCCATCCACGCCGACGTCGCCCTGATCAAAGCGCTCAAGGCCGACGGCAAGGGCAACCTGGTCTACCGGAAGACGGCCCGGAACTTTGGCCCGATCATGGCCGCTGCAGCGAAGCAGACCATCGTCCAGGTCTCCGAGATTGTCCCCGTCGGGGCGCTGGACCCGGAAAACGTAGTCACCCCCGGCATCTACGTCAACACAGTGGTCCGCGTGGCCGCCGACAACACCGCCGCCGGCAGCACCGCCGGCATGAGCGAGAAGGTGGCCTGA
- a CDS encoding thiolase family protein, with protein MNQAFVYDAVRTPFGKFGSGLAAVRPDDLAAHVIKESVKRAPALDPERIDEVVFGNANGAGEENRNIARMGTLLAGLPVSIPGTTVNRLCGSSLDAAIIASRQINAGDADLMLVGGAESMSRAPWVLPKTEKPYPAGDMTLASTTLGWRLVNKAMPKEWTISLGEATERLREKYGVTREAQDEFAANSHNLSAAAWDEGFYDNLVAPVPGTDLVRDEGIRAGSSAEKLAGLKTVFRTEDGTVTAGNASPLSDGASAAWVGSEAAAGLLGLEPLARIAGRGAHANDPQYFGYAPVEAANKALAKAGIGWDQVGAVELNEAFAAQSLACINAWGIDPSIVNRHGGAIAMGHPLGASGTRILGTLARSLQASGERWGVAAICIGVGQGLAVVLENVTASGNNTGKA; from the coding sequence ATGAACCAGGCTTTTGTGTACGACGCCGTGCGCACCCCGTTCGGCAAATTCGGCTCCGGCCTTGCCGCCGTCCGCCCCGACGACCTTGCCGCGCACGTGATCAAGGAATCCGTGAAGCGCGCCCCGGCGCTGGATCCGGAGCGGATTGACGAGGTGGTGTTCGGCAACGCCAACGGCGCCGGCGAGGAGAACCGGAACATCGCCCGGATGGGCACCCTGCTGGCCGGCCTGCCGGTGTCCATCCCGGGCACCACGGTGAACCGGCTCTGCGGCTCCTCGCTGGACGCCGCGATCATCGCCTCCCGCCAGATCAACGCCGGCGACGCCGACCTGATGCTGGTGGGCGGGGCGGAGTCGATGTCCCGGGCCCCTTGGGTGTTGCCCAAGACGGAGAAGCCCTACCCGGCCGGGGACATGACCCTGGCTTCCACCACGCTCGGCTGGCGCCTGGTGAACAAGGCCATGCCGAAGGAGTGGACCATTTCCCTGGGCGAGGCCACCGAACGGCTGCGGGAGAAGTACGGTGTGACCCGTGAGGCCCAGGACGAGTTCGCCGCGAACTCCCACAACCTGTCCGCCGCCGCCTGGGATGAGGGCTTCTACGACAACCTCGTGGCCCCGGTTCCGGGCACGGACCTGGTCCGGGACGAAGGCATCCGGGCAGGTTCGTCGGCAGAGAAGCTCGCCGGGCTGAAGACGGTCTTCCGGACCGAGGACGGGACCGTCACCGCGGGCAATGCTTCGCCGCTGTCCGACGGCGCCTCCGCGGCCTGGGTGGGGTCCGAGGCTGCCGCCGGGCTGCTGGGGCTGGAGCCCCTGGCCCGCATCGCCGGACGCGGGGCGCACGCGAACGATCCGCAGTACTTCGGCTACGCGCCGGTCGAGGCGGCGAACAAAGCCCTCGCAAAGGCGGGGATTGGCTGGGACCAGGTGGGCGCCGTCGAACTTAACGAAGCGTTCGCCGCCCAGTCCCTGGCCTGCATCAACGCCTGGGGCATCGATCCCTCGATCGTGAACCGGCATGGCGGGGCCATCGCCATGGGCCACCCGCTCGGCGCGTCCGGCACCCGGATCCTGGGCACTTTGGCGCGGTCGCTGCAGGCCTCCGGCGAACGCTGGGGTGTCGCTGCGATCTGCATCGGCGTCGGGCAGGGGCTGGCCGTGGTCCTCGAAAACGTCACCGCCTCCGGAAACAACACAGGAAAGGCCTAA
- the pcaC gene encoding 4-carboxymuconolactone decarboxylase translates to MSSFGQAGAERHGVVRPDATSQDIYDGGMKVRREVLGDAHVDRANANKDEFTEDFQDMITRIAWGGIWTRPGLTRQMRSAVTITAMVAHGHWEELAMHIRAAVRNGLSRDEIKEILLQTAIYCGVPSANTAFKTAQEVFRELDTTHTD, encoded by the coding sequence GTGAGCAGCTTTGGACAGGCGGGCGCGGAGCGGCACGGTGTGGTCCGGCCGGACGCCACCAGCCAGGACATTTACGACGGCGGCATGAAGGTCCGGCGCGAAGTCCTGGGTGATGCTCACGTGGACCGGGCCAACGCCAACAAGGACGAGTTCACCGAGGACTTCCAGGACATGATCACGCGGATCGCGTGGGGTGGCATCTGGACCAGGCCCGGCCTGACCCGCCAGATGCGCTCCGCCGTCACCATCACGGCGATGGTAGCCCACGGGCACTGGGAAGAGCTGGCCATGCACATCCGCGCCGCCGTCCGGAACGGCCTGAGCCGGGACGAGATCAAGGAAATCCTGCTCCAGACCGCCATCTACTGCGGAGTGCCCTCGGCCAACACCGCCTTCAAAACAGCCCAAGAAGTCTTCCGCGAGCTGGACACAACCCACACCGACTAA
- a CDS encoding alpha/beta fold hydrolase — MAKPALKAALLSPQRPLGDHPLLVVGPSLGTSTILWNRTASVLGNDYDVVAWDLPGHGVSPAATETFDVAALADAVVDLVDSIAPGASFHYAGVSLGGATGLQLGIKHGERLKSLSVQCSGAKLGTPEGWLERAETVRSQGTPVMIQGSAERWFAPGFMEREPELSSRLLHALRDADRFSYAFCCEALAAFDVRGELGSIQVPTQVIAGALDGVAPPSFAEEVAAGITAGGGTATAVTLEGVAHLAPAEAPAHVAELMRGLISWAESQGAAK; from the coding sequence GTGGCTAAGCCGGCCCTGAAGGCAGCGCTGCTGTCACCCCAACGTCCCCTCGGAGACCACCCCTTGCTGGTGGTGGGTCCGTCCCTGGGCACTTCCACCATCCTCTGGAACCGCACTGCTTCCGTGCTGGGCAACGACTACGACGTGGTGGCCTGGGACCTGCCCGGCCACGGCGTCTCGCCCGCCGCCACCGAGACGTTCGACGTCGCCGCGCTGGCTGACGCCGTGGTGGACCTCGTCGATTCCATCGCCCCCGGCGCGTCCTTCCACTACGCCGGCGTCTCCCTGGGCGGCGCCACCGGCCTGCAGCTGGGCATCAAGCATGGCGAGCGGCTCAAGAGCCTTTCCGTCCAGTGCAGCGGCGCCAAGCTGGGCACCCCGGAGGGGTGGCTGGAGCGCGCCGAAACCGTCCGCAGCCAGGGCACGCCCGTGATGATCCAGGGCTCTGCGGAGCGCTGGTTCGCGCCGGGCTTCATGGAGCGTGAGCCCGAACTCAGCAGCCGGCTCCTGCACGCCCTGCGCGACGCCGACCGTTTCAGCTACGCGTTCTGCTGCGAGGCCCTTGCCGCCTTTGACGTGCGTGGCGAACTGGGCAGCATCCAGGTCCCAACCCAGGTCATAGCCGGCGCGCTGGACGGGGTGGCCCCGCCGTCGTTCGCGGAGGAAGTGGCCGCGGGCATCACCGCAGGGGGCGGCACCGCAACCGCCGTCACGCTGGAGGGCGTGGCGCACCTGGCCCCCGCCGAGGCGCCGGCCCACGTGGCGGAACTGATGCGCGGCCTGATCTCCTGGGCCGAATCGCAGGGGGCAGCCAAGTGA
- a CDS encoding lyase family protein, whose protein sequence is MEGDAGLLSPVSASPLVGALTGDRAVLAAILAVESGWAAVLEKAGLAPAGSAAVVSAAAEPGRYSVAAIARRAQGGGNPVIPLLADLRTQVAALDAANVGAGKAVHTSLTSQDVLDTALMLVARNTVEAVLGDLRGATAALAALAERHADTLCVGRSLTRHSLPFTFGLRAAQWFHGTAAAGRQLAGLDFPVQFGGAAGTLAAGTVLTSGSSATPFGLAGALASQLGLASAPAPWHTNRLAVTSLGNALAAVLDAFGKIAADVLFLSRPEVGELAEPRAAGRGVSSAMPQKQNPVLSVLVRSAALQAPALAAQLHLAAASFNDERPDAAWHTEWPALRQLLALALGAAGHIRELAEGLQVFPDAMRRNLDLAGPLLLAEGVGAAVAPLLSDKGGTSGKQQLQAVVDRTLQAPPADQAATYRKLLREAVPAGILSDLRLEELLNPGSYLGEAPEISRRILAAYPDFAANPSADTDPNGASRG, encoded by the coding sequence ATGGAGGGCGACGCCGGATTGCTGAGTCCCGTCTCAGCGTCGCCCCTTGTGGGGGCACTGACGGGGGACCGCGCTGTCCTGGCGGCGATCCTCGCCGTCGAGTCCGGCTGGGCCGCCGTGCTGGAGAAGGCGGGCCTGGCACCTGCCGGTTCCGCCGCCGTCGTGTCCGCTGCCGCGGAGCCCGGCCGGTACAGCGTGGCAGCCATCGCCCGGCGTGCCCAGGGCGGCGGCAACCCGGTCATCCCTCTGCTGGCGGACCTGCGGACGCAGGTCGCGGCGCTGGATGCGGCCAATGTCGGGGCAGGAAAAGCGGTGCACACGTCCCTGACCAGCCAGGACGTCCTGGACACGGCGCTGATGCTGGTGGCCCGCAACACCGTGGAGGCGGTGCTGGGTGACTTAAGAGGCGCGACGGCGGCGCTCGCGGCCCTGGCGGAACGGCATGCGGACACGCTGTGCGTGGGCAGGAGCCTGACGCGGCATTCCCTGCCCTTCACGTTTGGCCTGCGGGCCGCCCAGTGGTTCCACGGCACGGCCGCTGCGGGCCGGCAGCTGGCGGGCCTGGACTTCCCGGTCCAGTTCGGCGGCGCGGCGGGAACGCTGGCTGCGGGAACTGTCCTGACATCGGGCTCATCCGCCACTCCGTTTGGACTCGCGGGCGCCCTGGCATCCCAGCTGGGCCTCGCTTCAGCGCCCGCACCGTGGCACACCAACCGGCTGGCCGTGACGTCGCTGGGCAACGCCCTGGCTGCGGTGCTGGACGCCTTCGGCAAGATCGCGGCGGATGTCCTGTTCCTGAGCCGGCCCGAGGTCGGCGAGCTGGCTGAGCCGCGGGCCGCCGGCCGGGGGGTTTCCTCGGCCATGCCGCAGAAGCAGAACCCGGTACTGTCCGTGCTGGTCCGCAGCGCGGCGCTGCAGGCCCCGGCGCTGGCCGCCCAGCTGCACCTGGCCGCCGCCAGTTTCAACGATGAACGCCCGGACGCCGCGTGGCACACCGAGTGGCCTGCGCTCCGGCAGCTCCTGGCACTGGCGCTCGGCGCGGCCGGCCATATCCGTGAGCTGGCCGAGGGCCTGCAGGTCTTCCCGGACGCGATGCGCCGGAACCTTGACCTTGCCGGTCCGCTGCTGCTGGCGGAAGGCGTGGGTGCCGCTGTGGCCCCGCTGCTTTCGGACAAGGGCGGGACCAGCGGGAAGCAGCAGCTCCAGGCTGTTGTGGACCGGACGCTCCAGGCGCCGCCCGCGGACCAGGCCGCCACGTACCGCAAGCTGCTCCGCGAAGCCGTTCCAGCCGGGATCCTCAGCGACCTCCGGCTCGAGGAACTCCTCAACCCGGGCAGCTACCTGGGCGAGGCTCCGGAGATTTCCCGGCGGATCCTGGCCGCCTACCCGGACTTCGCCGCCAACCCATCTGCAGACACCGATCCGAATGGAGCTTCCCGTGGCTAA
- the pcaG gene encoding protocatechuate 3,4-dioxygenase subunit alpha: MSTKLVPTPGQTVGPFYGYALPFEKDNELVAPGSPGSIRLQGTVYDGAGHTIPDAILEIWQPDAEGNVVQKTGSLVRDGYTFTGWGRGAVGNTGVFTFTTVNPGPTRPVPGKRAAAPFISVALFARGLTNRLFTRIYLPEDTEALANDPLLSSLDPQRRKTLIARRDPDGGLTWDIRLQGEGETVFLDFQ, translated from the coding sequence ATGAGCACCAAACTGGTACCCACGCCCGGCCAGACCGTCGGCCCGTTCTACGGCTACGCCCTGCCCTTCGAGAAGGACAACGAGCTCGTGGCCCCGGGCTCGCCCGGCTCCATCCGGCTCCAGGGCACCGTCTATGACGGAGCCGGCCACACCATCCCCGACGCCATCCTGGAAATCTGGCAGCCCGACGCCGAGGGCAACGTGGTCCAAAAGACCGGTTCCCTGGTCCGGGACGGCTACACCTTCACTGGCTGGGGCCGCGGCGCCGTCGGGAACACGGGCGTCTTCACCTTCACCACCGTCAACCCGGGGCCCACCAGGCCGGTCCCTGGAAAACGAGCGGCGGCACCGTTCATTTCCGTGGCGCTTTTTGCCCGCGGGCTGACCAACCGCCTCTTCACCCGCATCTACCTCCCGGAGGACACCGAGGCGCTGGCCAACGATCCCCTGCTGAGTTCCCTGGATCCGCAGCGCCGCAAGACGCTGATCGCCCGCCGCGACCCCGATGGCGGCCTCACCTGGGACATCCGCCTGCAGGGTGAGGGCGAGACAGTCTTCCTGGACTTCCAGTGA
- the pcaH gene encoding protocatechuate 3,4-dioxygenase subunit beta encodes MPEDTSAELETDEFVPPAEPKAAHLPLDLAIETQADLSAEINALGEAYARALKDGASAETQPRLDYPPYRSSILRHPTKSLQHADPETIELYSPAFGHQDVHALESDLTIQHNGEPQGERIIVTGKVLDGDGRPVAGQLVEIWQANASGRYIHKRDQHPAPIDPNFTGIGRCITGPDGSYRFITIKPGAYPWKNHLNAWRPAHIHFSLFGTEFTQRIITQMYFPGDQLFPLDPIYQTIVDQDARDRLVATYDHSITEPEWALGYNWDIVLTGPKRTWTENEALGAAGDEE; translated from the coding sequence GTGCCGGAAGACACCAGCGCCGAGCTCGAAACGGACGAATTCGTACCGCCCGCCGAGCCGAAGGCCGCCCACCTGCCACTGGACCTCGCCATCGAAACCCAGGCCGACCTCAGCGCGGAGATCAATGCCCTGGGCGAGGCCTACGCGCGGGCCCTCAAAGACGGTGCGTCCGCCGAGACCCAGCCCCGGCTGGACTATCCGCCCTACCGCTCCAGCATCCTGCGGCACCCCACCAAGAGCCTGCAGCACGCGGACCCGGAGACCATCGAGCTCTACTCGCCCGCGTTCGGCCACCAGGACGTGCACGCACTCGAGTCCGACCTCACCATCCAGCACAACGGCGAGCCCCAGGGTGAACGGATCATCGTGACCGGCAAGGTCCTGGACGGCGACGGCCGCCCGGTGGCAGGCCAGCTGGTGGAGATCTGGCAGGCCAACGCCTCCGGCCGCTACATCCACAAGCGTGACCAGCACCCCGCGCCGATCGATCCCAACTTCACGGGCATCGGCCGCTGCATCACCGGCCCGGACGGCTCCTACCGGTTCATCACCATCAAGCCTGGCGCGTACCCCTGGAAGAACCACCTGAACGCCTGGCGCCCCGCGCACATCCACTTCTCCCTGTTCGGCACCGAGTTCACCCAGCGCATCATCACCCAGATGTACTTCCCCGGCGACCAGCTCTTCCCGCTGGACCCGATCTACCAGACCATCGTGGACCAGGACGCCCGCGACCGGCTCGTGGCCACGTACGACCACAGCATCACGGAGCCGGAGTGGGCCCTGGGCTACAACTGGGACATCGTCCTCACCGGGCCAAAGCGCACCTGGACCGAAAACGAGGCGCTCGGCGCCGCAGGCGACGAGGAGTAG